In the Streptomyces cinnamoneus genome, TGATGAAGGGGGTCTGGATGTAGAAGCTGGAGGCGCCGACGAGCCGCATGATGCCGGTCTCACGGCGGCGGCTGAAGGCGGAGACCCGGACCGTGTTGACGATCAGCAGCAGCGCCACGATCAGCATCAGCGCCATCACGCCGAGGGCCGCGATGTTCATGCCGTTGAGGAGGTTGAGCAGCGGCTCCAGGGTCTTGCGCTGGTCCTCCACCTCCTGGATGCCCGCGCGCTGCGAGAAGGCGCTGGAGATGACCTTGTACTTGGAGGGGTCCTTCAGCTTGACGCGGAAGGACTCCTGCATCTGGTCGGGGGTGAGGAACGCCGCGATCGGGGACTTCGGGAACTGCTCCCTGTAGTGCTTCCAGGCCTCGTCCGTGCTCTCGAACTGGACCGACTGCACGATCGGCATCTTCTCCAGATCGGCCCGGATCTGTTTCTTCTGGTCCTCGGTGGCCGGCCCCTTGGCGCAGGCCGCCTCGGTCCTGGCGGTGTCGGCGTCGTTCTTGTTGCAGAGGTAGATCGAGACGTTGACCTTGTCGTACCAGTAGCCCTTCATGGAGCTGACCTGCTCGCGCATGAGCAGGGAGCCGCCGAACAGGGCGAGCGACAGGGCTACGG is a window encoding:
- the ftsX gene encoding permease-like cell division protein FtsX encodes the protein MRAQFVLSEIGVGLRRNLTMTFAVIVSVALSLALFGGSLLMREQVSSMKGYWYDKVNVSIYLCNKNDADTARTEAACAKGPATEDQKKQIRADLEKMPIVQSVQFESTDEAWKHYREQFPKSPIAAFLTPDQMQESFRVKLKDPSKYKVISSAFSQRAGIQEVEDQRKTLEPLLNLLNGMNIAALGVMALMLIVALLLIVNTVRVSAFSRRRETGIMRLVGASSFYIQTPFIMEAAFAGLLGAGFACVLLVGGQYFLVNNWLVHQIDVIQFIGWDAVFAKMPLVIAIGLLMPALAAFIALRKYLKV